The Candidatus Scalindua japonica genome has a segment encoding these proteins:
- the clpB gene encoding ATP-dependent chaperone ClpB: protein MRLDKFTIKAQEAIQDAQQFAATKGHQQVDPLHLLVSLLQQQQGVVVPIMKKLGVDSSTVLAKANKSVESLPQVSGVQGQYISNELKDIFNNATAEAGRLKDDYVSTEHLLISITDNKQSTAGKILLESGVNRSEIFSALKDIRGSQRVTDQNPEEKYQALERYCKDLVELASKGKLDPVIGRDDEIRRTIQVLSRRTKNNPVLIGEPGVGKTAIAEGLALRIINGDVPEGLKNKRVMSLDMGALIAGAKFRGEFEDRLKAVLKDIDASEGQSIIFIDELHTVVGAGAAEGAVDASNLLKPALARGELHCIGATTLDEYRKYIEKDAALERRFQPVYIDEPSVEDAIAILRGLKERYDLHHGVRIKDAALVAAATLSHRYISDRFLPDKAIDLIDEAASKLRMEIDSMPTELDEVERKITQLEIERKALKKESDEESGKRVEKLERQLSGLKEDGRALRLHWENEKQVIKEIQDLNAKIDQARVNEQTAQRNGDLEKVAEIRYSLLSEYDSKLKEKHERLQDIQKERCLLKEEVDTDDIAEVVSKWTGIPVSRMMEGEKEKLVRMEERLRERVIGQDEAIEAVSNSVRRARAGLQDPNRPIGTFLFLGPTGVGKTELCKALASFLFDDENAMVRIDMSEFMEQHSVARLIGAPPGYVGYEEGGRLTEAIRRRPYSVILFDEIEKAHRDIFNVLLQVFDDGRLTDGHGRTVDFRNTIIAMTSNIGSQYIQDFISHGNRDELDANIKKTLKDTFRPEFLNRIDETIIFSSLTKEQIGDIVEIQLEGLKKRLSQHNLKLSVTESAKKCLVEKGYDVFYGARPLKRTIQQLIENPLSLEILQGKFQGVNEIIVDSEGLSLTFHTK from the coding sequence ATGAGATTAGATAAATTTACAATAAAGGCTCAGGAAGCAATACAGGACGCCCAGCAGTTTGCAGCTACAAAAGGACACCAACAGGTAGATCCATTACATCTTCTTGTCAGCCTTCTTCAGCAGCAACAGGGAGTAGTGGTTCCTATTATGAAGAAACTGGGAGTGGATAGTAGTACGGTTCTTGCCAAAGCCAATAAATCCGTAGAATCTTTACCGCAGGTGAGTGGAGTGCAGGGGCAATATATCAGTAATGAATTGAAGGATATATTCAACAATGCTACTGCTGAAGCCGGTAGATTAAAGGATGACTACGTAAGCACCGAGCATCTTTTAATATCCATAACAGATAACAAACAAAGCACTGCAGGCAAAATACTGCTTGAATCAGGTGTTAACAGATCTGAAATTTTTTCGGCATTAAAGGATATAAGGGGAAGTCAGAGAGTTACTGACCAGAACCCGGAGGAAAAATATCAGGCTCTTGAGCGCTACTGCAAAGATCTTGTAGAACTGGCGTCTAAGGGTAAATTAGATCCTGTCATTGGGCGTGATGATGAAATCAGGCGTACAATCCAGGTACTATCTCGAAGGACAAAAAATAATCCTGTATTAATTGGAGAACCAGGTGTTGGTAAGACGGCTATTGCTGAGGGCCTGGCCCTCAGGATTATTAACGGTGATGTCCCGGAAGGACTTAAAAACAAAAGGGTGATGTCTCTCGATATGGGAGCTCTGATTGCCGGTGCAAAATTTAGAGGAGAGTTTGAGGATCGTTTAAAGGCTGTTTTAAAAGACATTGATGCCTCTGAAGGGCAATCAATCATTTTTATTGATGAGTTGCATACGGTTGTTGGTGCGGGGGCTGCGGAGGGGGCGGTGGATGCATCCAACCTCCTGAAACCTGCTCTGGCTCGTGGGGAACTTCATTGTATTGGTGCAACAACTTTAGATGAATATAGGAAGTATATTGAAAAAGATGCGGCGTTGGAAAGAAGATTTCAGCCGGTATATATCGATGAACCATCTGTTGAAGATGCTATTGCGATCCTGCGTGGTTTAAAGGAACGTTATGATTTACATCATGGTGTCCGGATTAAGGATGCTGCACTGGTTGCAGCGGCAACACTTTCACATAGATATATTTCCGATAGATTTCTACCTGATAAAGCTATAGATCTGATAGATGAAGCTGCTTCAAAGTTGAGGATGGAAATAGACAGTATGCCAACTGAGCTGGATGAAGTAGAGCGGAAGATAACGCAACTGGAAATTGAAAGAAAAGCGTTAAAAAAAGAGAGTGATGAGGAGTCAGGGAAAAGGGTTGAAAAGCTGGAGCGTCAACTATCTGGGCTCAAAGAAGATGGCCGCGCATTAAGACTGCACTGGGAAAATGAGAAACAGGTAATAAAAGAGATTCAGGACTTAAATGCAAAAATTGATCAGGCAAGGGTAAACGAGCAGACTGCCCAGAGAAATGGTGATCTGGAAAAAGTAGCGGAAATAAGATATAGTTTGCTCAGTGAATATGACAGTAAACTTAAAGAAAAGCATGAAAGATTACAGGATATTCAAAAAGAGCGATGTCTGCTTAAGGAAGAAGTTGACACTGATGATATAGCAGAGGTTGTATCTAAATGGACCGGTATTCCAGTCTCAAGGATGATGGAGGGTGAAAAAGAGAAGCTTGTCAGAATGGAAGAACGTTTAAGAGAACGGGTCATCGGACAAGACGAAGCAATAGAAGCAGTCTCAAATTCTGTCAGACGTGCACGAGCCGGCTTGCAGGACCCCAATCGCCCGATAGGGACTTTTCTCTTTCTGGGCCCTACGGGTGTTGGCAAGACAGAATTATGTAAGGCGTTGGCTTCTTTTCTCTTTGATGATGAAAATGCGATGGTAAGGATTGACATGTCTGAGTTCATGGAGCAACACTCTGTTGCCAGGCTCATAGGCGCTCCTCCCGGATATGTTGGTTATGAAGAGGGAGGGAGATTGACAGAGGCAATAAGACGTCGGCCGTATTCAGTAATTCTTTTTGATGAGATTGAAAAGGCACATAGAGATATTTTTAATGTTTTACTCCAGGTATTTGATGATGGAAGGTTGACTGATGGTCATGGAAGAACGGTTGATTTTAGAAATACAATAATCGCGATGACCTCGAATATCGGAAGTCAGTATATCCAGGATTTTATTAGTCATGGAAACAGGGACGAACTGGATGCAAATATCAAAAAAACCTTGAAAGACACATTTCGTCCGGAATTCCTGAACCGTATTGATGAAACAATAATTTTCAGCAGCCTGACAAAAGAACAAATTGGAGATATTGTTGAGATACAGCTTGAGGGACTTAAAAAGAGACTGAGCCAGCATAACCTGAAACTGTCAGTGACTGAATCTGCTAAAAAGTGTCTGGTAGAGAAGGGGTATGATGTTTTCTATGGTGCGAGGCCATTAAAACGTACAATTCAGCAACTGATTGAAAACCCTCTCTCATTAGAAATACTTCAGGGTAAATTTCAGGGAGTAAATGAGATAATCGTGGACTCTGAGGGCTTGTCTTTAACTTTTCATACAAAATAA
- a CDS encoding bifunctional metallophosphatase/5'-nucleotidase, protein MKKMRVFNISLAATFVCFLLSLFAAMPGLSAGDVVKITLLHFNDVYEIDPVSGGTQGGLARVATLKKRFLKENPNTYAILAGDLFSPSALGTAPYKGGRLDGRQMVATLNTLGLDFVTFGNHEFDLNKDSFYKRLSESNATWISSNVFDEKGNSFPGVSENKIIVVTDDSGKKVRIGLFGVTLAGNQKPYVSYKNPIDTARKMVERLRSKVDILIAVTHLAIEEDMRIAKELPDIDLILGGHEHENIQVWRGLNFTPISKADANARTVYVHELFFNTDKMDLEIVSRIRFITSEIPDDPKTAKVIKRWRDAGYKGFRRAGFEPENMVVMTTESLDGLESSVRNNSTRLTELIGEGMQEVSPGAELAIFNGGSVRIDDVIPPGKVTEYDILRIMPFGGDVLSVKMKGSLLKRVLDQGRKNRGTGGYLQTINVILSNDGSTWQITGIKLKPEKIYNVAINDFLLTGKEIGLDYLTEENKDISDVGNHGDMRKALIAILKKMYGGNR, encoded by the coding sequence ATGAAGAAAATGAGAGTTTTTAATATATCACTTGCAGCAACATTTGTCTGCTTTTTGTTATCACTCTTTGCTGCAATGCCAGGACTCTCAGCCGGAGATGTTGTTAAAATAACACTGCTTCATTTCAACGATGTCTATGAGATTGACCCAGTCAGCGGAGGGACACAAGGCGGTCTTGCACGTGTCGCTACCTTGAAGAAGCGGTTTCTGAAAGAGAACCCGAATACCTATGCAATACTTGCCGGAGATCTGTTCAGCCCATCTGCTTTGGGAACAGCTCCATATAAGGGTGGACGTCTGGATGGTCGCCAGATGGTGGCAACATTGAATACACTTGGACTCGATTTTGTCACTTTTGGAAACCACGAATTTGATCTTAATAAAGATTCATTCTATAAAAGATTAAGTGAATCCAATGCTACCTGGATATCAAGCAATGTGTTTGATGAAAAAGGGAATTCATTCCCCGGAGTCTCTGAGAATAAGATTATTGTTGTTACTGATGATTCAGGCAAGAAGGTACGCATCGGTCTGTTTGGTGTAACATTAGCAGGTAACCAGAAACCTTATGTTTCCTACAAAAACCCCATTGATACTGCCAGGAAAATGGTAGAGAGGTTGCGAAGCAAGGTGGATATCCTGATAGCGGTCACTCATCTTGCTATTGAAGAGGACATGCGGATTGCAAAAGAACTTCCTGATATTGACTTGATTTTAGGTGGGCATGAGCACGAAAATATTCAGGTATGGCGTGGTCTGAATTTCACACCGATATCCAAAGCTGATGCCAATGCCCGTACGGTTTATGTTCATGAATTGTTCTTTAATACAGACAAAATGGATCTGGAAATTGTATCCCGAATCCGGTTTATTACCAGTGAGATACCCGACGATCCGAAAACGGCAAAGGTCATTAAGAGATGGCGTGATGCCGGGTATAAAGGATTCAGGAGAGCAGGCTTTGAACCTGAGAATATGGTAGTTATGACTACAGAATCACTGGACGGACTTGAGTCGAGCGTTAGAAACAACTCTACCAGGCTTACAGAATTGATTGGTGAAGGAATGCAGGAAGTGTCTCCTGGAGCAGAATTGGCCATTTTCAATGGAGGTTCGGTCAGGATAGATGATGTTATTCCTCCTGGAAAAGTAACGGAGTATGATATTCTCAGGATCATGCCGTTTGGAGGTGACGTGTTATCAGTTAAGATGAAGGGTAGCTTGCTGAAACGCGTCCTTGATCAGGGTCGAAAGAATCGAGGTACCGGCGGATACCTTCAGACCATAAATGTAATTCTCAGTAATGATGGTTCCACATGGCAGATAACCGGGATAAAATTAAAACCGGAGAAGATATACAATGTTGCAATTAATGATTTTCTGCTTACGGGTAAAGAAATCGGCTTAGATTATTTGACTGAAGAGAATAAGGATATTTCTGATGTGGGTAACCATGGTGATATGCGTAAAGCCTTGATAGCTATATTGAAGAAAATGTATGGTGGTAACAGGTAA
- the dapB gene encoding 4-hydroxy-tetrahydrodipicolinate reductase, which translates to MINVAINGVCGRMGLRIATLVAEDKDLQLVAALERKGHQCIGKNLSTIISRGHNDITISEELSGSPEVLIDFTSPDSTMNRLKACVDRGVAIVTGTTGLDKKQMGQLKDASQTIPCLFSPNMSVGVNLLFNLAEYVSKILGNETDIEIIESHHRYKKDAPSGTALRLAENICSATDRKMDEVVIYGRKGITDERPQDQICIHSIRSGDIVGEHTVTFCNAGERLELVHKAQTRDSFALGSLRAAKFLAGKPPGYYNMKDALGS; encoded by the coding sequence ATGATTAATGTAGCAATAAACGGTGTATGCGGGCGCATGGGATTAAGGATTGCGACGCTGGTAGCAGAAGACAAAGATTTGCAATTGGTTGCTGCTCTTGAAAGGAAGGGTCACCAATGCATCGGAAAAAATTTGAGCACTATAATCAGCCGGGGGCATAACGATATAACAATATCGGAAGAGCTTAGTGGTTCACCTGAGGTATTAATAGATTTTACCTCTCCTGATTCTACAATGAATAGGCTGAAAGCTTGTGTAGATAGGGGAGTTGCCATTGTGACAGGTACTACCGGTCTTGATAAGAAACAAATGGGGCAGCTTAAAGATGCATCTCAAACTATACCATGCCTTTTTTCACCAAATATGAGCGTTGGTGTAAATTTGCTTTTTAACCTTGCAGAGTATGTGTCAAAAATCCTGGGTAATGAAACTGATATAGAGATAATTGAATCACACCATCGTTATAAAAAAGATGCGCCGAGTGGCACAGCTTTAAGGCTGGCAGAAAATATATGCTCAGCAACAGATCGAAAAATGGATGAAGTGGTAATTTATGGGCGTAAAGGGATTACTGACGAAAGGCCACAAGATCAAATCTGTATACACTCAATTCGATCAGGAGATATTGTAGGAGAACATACGGTAACGTTCTGTAATGCAGGAGAGCGTCTTGAATTGGTTCATAAAGCACAAACGCGTGATTCTTTTGCCCTGGGTTCTCTCCGTGCTGCAAAATTCCTGGCTGGAAAACCACCCGGTTATTATAATATGAAAGATGCCTTAGGTTCTTGA
- a CDS encoding lipopolysaccharide kinase InaA family protein, which produces MSIKTIKNGNDWMVREGYEKIPNRFDPDNFLSDLNGKDYTLIKENRVRSVISMSGSDISEKGIYIKYFKKGDYKDYIKHLFVPTKARTEWMVANALLGKGVNTALPLAISEGNRSLLMVTETVTNSEDFLEFCQDNLAGNLSVEKESEKIALLNKLALFIRDIHEKGFCHYDLHAGNILIKFKKEHTVSDSDLYLMDLHRVKIFKNMSTRKRIFNLAQIFNSLSSIMTMADKENFIRSYGTDAFISNKNEYIQSQKDNHPIAPPSQGGERGVVVKYYRILPGAEQSLIRQIDDQSSRIRSIHYRSRLKRCQKETSVFSRKRFAGVKIYYRKGYNTGNLLNLIEKHNNALVNNDSKAIIKRDSRTVLTKNILNDKTVRNVVVKQYRVGCLGCILKNIFRGTAGRKAWVAGNGLRVYGFKTPLPLALVEKSISGIPTGSYVIMEEVKDSLEMDRYILKHFNNQMESTLNKVSNHITPPYQGLDSKKYISTTVSSTPSKGGEKGEVKNDGIYLTETNQKYRPSREMVKKKRLFINDFAKTLGMMHNYKIFHHDLKTCNIMVKEKDGSFGFIFLDFDKVSFRDEITVRKRVKNLSQINLSTPRLFTLTDRLRFLNAYLDQCGIMHEKKNILRKIVNLSGGEKILYVSSRGDVTEDW; this is translated from the coding sequence ATGTCAATAAAAACCATCAAAAATGGAAACGATTGGATGGTAAGGGAAGGGTATGAAAAGATTCCTAACAGGTTTGATCCTGATAATTTTCTTTCAGACTTAAATGGTAAGGACTATACATTAATAAAAGAAAACAGGGTGCGATCGGTAATTTCAATGTCGGGATCGGACATAAGTGAAAAAGGAATATACATTAAGTATTTCAAAAAAGGTGACTATAAAGATTATATAAAGCATCTTTTTGTACCAACTAAAGCCAGAACAGAGTGGATGGTGGCAAATGCATTGTTAGGTAAAGGTGTCAATACTGCACTGCCTCTTGCAATATCAGAGGGAAATAGATCTCTCCTTATGGTTACAGAGACGGTTACAAATAGTGAAGATTTCCTGGAATTTTGCCAGGACAATTTAGCAGGCAATTTGTCAGTGGAAAAGGAGTCTGAAAAGATAGCGCTTCTGAACAAACTGGCACTGTTTATTAGAGATATTCATGAGAAGGGATTTTGTCACTATGATCTTCATGCAGGCAATATTTTGATAAAATTCAAGAAGGAACATACTGTATCTGATTCTGATTTGTACTTAATGGACCTGCATCGTGTAAAAATATTTAAGAACATGTCTACAAGAAAGAGAATATTCAATCTCGCACAGATTTTCAACTCACTATCATCAATAATGACAATGGCTGATAAAGAAAATTTTATACGCTCATATGGTACTGATGCTTTTATAAGCAATAAGAATGAATATATTCAATCTCAAAAAGACAACCATCCCATAGCCCCTCCTTCTCAAGGAGGGGAAAGAGGAGTGGTTGTAAAATATTATAGAATATTGCCTGGCGCTGAACAATCACTCATTAGACAAATAGATGATCAATCATCCAGAATAAGAAGCATCCATTACCGAAGCAGACTGAAAAGATGCCAGAAAGAGACGAGTGTGTTCTCAAGGAAAAGGTTTGCTGGTGTGAAAATATATTACAGAAAAGGTTATAATACGGGCAATCTTCTGAATTTGATTGAAAAGCATAATAATGCTTTGGTTAATAATGACAGTAAAGCAATCATAAAACGTGATTCCAGGACGGTATTAACTAAGAACATTCTTAATGACAAAACGGTTCGAAATGTTGTAGTAAAACAGTATAGGGTAGGATGCCTGGGATGCATTCTTAAAAATATATTCCGTGGCACAGCTGGCAGGAAGGCATGGGTGGCTGGTAACGGTTTAAGGGTATACGGCTTCAAAACGCCGTTACCACTGGCTTTAGTTGAGAAAAGTATATCAGGAATACCTACTGGTAGTTATGTTATCATGGAAGAGGTCAAAGATAGTCTGGAGATGGATAGGTACATATTAAAGCATTTCAATAATCAAATGGAATCTACTCTGAATAAAGTAAGCAACCACATAACCCCACCTTATCAAGGATTAGATTCAAAAAAATATATTTCAACTACCGTCTCATCCACTCCTTCTAAAGGAGGGGAAAAAGGGGAGGTAAAGAATGATGGCATATACCTTACAGAAACTAATCAAAAGTATCGTCCATCACGTGAAATGGTGAAAAAGAAAAGGTTGTTTATAAATGATTTTGCAAAAACTCTGGGGATGATGCACAATTACAAAATCTTCCATCATGATCTGAAGACGTGTAATATCATGGTGAAGGAGAAGGACGGCTCTTTTGGTTTCATATTTCTGGATTTCGATAAGGTCTCTTTCAGGGATGAGATTACTGTCAGAAAAAGGGTGAAGAATCTGTCACAGATAAACCTGTCAACACCGAGACTGTTTACTTTGACGGACCGATTAAGATTCTTAAATGCATACCTTGATCAGTGCGGTATAATGCATGAAAAGAAAAACATACTGAGGAAAATTGTAAACCTCAGCGGGGGAGAAAAAATACTCTACGTTTCATCCCGGGGAGATGTGACAGAAGATTGGTAG
- the dnaK gene encoding molecular chaperone DnaK, which produces MEKIIGIDLGTTNSVVAIMEGDQPKVITNSEGNRITPSVVAFTDKDERLVGQLAKRQAVINPKNTVFSIKRFMGRRHNEVAEEEKLVPYEIVGGPEELVKVEARGNSFTPPEISAMVLQNLKKTAEDYLGTEVKKAVITVPAYFNDSQRQATKDAGSIAGLDVVRIINEPTAASLAYGIDKKKNEKIAVFDLGGGTFDVSILEVGEGVFEVLSTNGNTHLGGDDIDQVLLNHIADEFKKEQGIELRQDHMALQRLREAAEKAKCELSTSTTTEINLPFITADQSGPKHLTMSLTRAKFEQLIVSLVEKCRKPCELAMKDAKISSSDINEVILVGGTTRSPIVQKLVKEVFNKEPNKSVNPDEVVALGAAIQGAVLAGEVHDVLLLDVTPLSLGIETLGSVSTVLIPRNTTIPTNKKEIFSTAADNQTAVDIHVIQGERSMATDNRTLGRFQLTGIPSAPRGIPQVEVSFDIDANGILHVSAKDLGTGKEQSIQIKSSSGLSEAEIDKMTKEAELHAEEDKKNREVIDVLNQADQVIYSTENTLKEHGDKVDETEKNNINQALEKLKTAKEGKNVEEIKKAIDELQEKSHKLSQAMYEAAAKEQQAAAGQEASTEGASAGEKPSEEKDSKKGKEGDDVIDADYEVKE; this is translated from the coding sequence ATGGAAAAAATTATTGGAATAGACTTGGGAACTACTAATTCAGTAGTGGCTATAATGGAAGGTGATCAGCCCAAAGTAATAACAAATTCCGAAGGGAACAGGATTACTCCTTCTGTTGTGGCTTTTACTGATAAAGATGAGCGTCTGGTTGGGCAGCTTGCCAAGCGCCAGGCTGTTATAAATCCAAAAAATACGGTGTTTTCTATTAAACGTTTTATGGGTAGGAGGCATAATGAAGTCGCTGAGGAAGAAAAACTGGTACCGTATGAAATAGTAGGTGGTCCTGAAGAATTAGTAAAGGTAGAGGCAAGGGGGAATAGTTTTACACCTCCGGAAATCTCTGCAATGGTGCTTCAAAATCTTAAGAAAACCGCTGAAGATTACCTGGGCACGGAAGTCAAGAAAGCAGTTATTACAGTCCCTGCTTATTTTAATGATAGCCAGAGACAGGCAACAAAAGATGCCGGCTCAATTGCTGGGTTGGATGTAGTTCGTATTATTAATGAACCGACAGCGGCATCCCTGGCATATGGCATTGATAAGAAGAAAAACGAAAAAATAGCTGTTTTTGACCTTGGTGGCGGTACATTTGATGTATCTATATTAGAAGTCGGTGAAGGAGTTTTTGAGGTACTCTCTACAAATGGCAATACTCATCTTGGTGGAGACGATATTGACCAGGTTTTATTGAATCATATTGCTGATGAGTTTAAGAAAGAGCAGGGCATAGAACTTCGGCAGGACCATATGGCTTTGCAGCGCCTCAGAGAGGCTGCGGAAAAGGCGAAATGTGAACTTTCAACTTCAACAACCACTGAGATTAATCTCCCTTTTATAACAGCAGACCAGTCCGGACCTAAACATTTGACCATGAGCTTGACAAGAGCAAAGTTCGAACAACTGATTGTCAGCCTTGTAGAAAAGTGTCGTAAACCATGTGAACTGGCCATGAAAGACGCAAAAATCAGCTCTAGTGACATAAACGAGGTAATACTTGTTGGAGGAACAACAAGGTCTCCCATTGTTCAAAAGCTGGTAAAAGAGGTCTTTAATAAAGAACCGAATAAAAGTGTAAATCCTGATGAAGTTGTTGCACTGGGCGCTGCTATACAGGGGGCGGTTCTTGCGGGTGAAGTCCATGATGTCTTGCTGTTGGATGTTACTCCACTTTCATTAGGTATTGAAACATTAGGCAGTGTCAGCACTGTTTTAATTCCTCGTAATACAACGATACCTACTAACAAAAAGGAAATTTTCTCGACTGCTGCGGATAACCAGACGGCAGTAGATATACATGTAATACAGGGTGAACGTTCAATGGCGACTGATAATCGTACACTTGGGAGATTTCAGTTAACCGGAATTCCTTCTGCGCCCAGAGGTATTCCACAGGTTGAGGTATCTTTTGATATTGATGCAAATGGTATTCTTCATGTGTCAGCTAAAGATCTTGGGACCGGTAAAGAGCAATCTATACAGATAAAATCTTCTTCCGGCTTATCTGAGGCAGAAATCGATAAGATGACAAAGGAAGCAGAACTGCATGCAGAAGAAGATAAAAAGAACAGGGAGGTCATAGATGTACTAAACCAGGCTGACCAGGTAATTTATTCGACAGAGAACACCCTGAAAGAGCATGGTGATAAGGTTGATGAGACTGAAAAAAACAACATTAATCAGGCATTGGAAAAACTGAAAACAGCTAAAGAAGGAAAAAATGTTGAAGAGATCAAGAAGGCTATAGATGAGCTACAGGAGAAATCTCACAAATTGTCGCAGGCTATGTATGAAGCAGCAGCCAAAGAGCAACAGGCAGCCGCCGGTCAGGAAGCATCAACGGAAGGGGCTTCTGCCGGAGAGAAACCTTCAGAAGAAAAAGATTCTAAAAAAGGCAAAGAAGGTGATGATGTTATTGATGCTGATTATGAGGTTAAGGAGTAA
- a CDS encoding lysylphosphatidylglycerol synthase transmembrane domain-containing protein: MKPHKKRILFIAGILISFICSWLFVRKIEWTSLGMAFREARYIYIFPTIIILFVNYYLRAIRWEVLLSPVKKISIVNLFSVVVIGFMANNLLPARLGEVIRPAMIARKEKIKISTLFATIVMERIFDVLGIIVIASLLFYFLPSETDSQSIIHQLKKWSVIMAFFGICAITSMFLLSLYPEKAGAVFEKMLFVFPHNLRDTLVNLLHSFVSGLQIFDHKTKLIWVGILSLIIWFFNAASVYVLCYSFSIGLSFAGACFVIVCLALAVALPQAPGFIGVFHIATQKSLNVFDVSISSAQSFAILLWAISVIPVTIAGLLFLWREGMSLREISHYDEENIPE, translated from the coding sequence TTGAAACCACATAAAAAAAGAATACTGTTTATTGCGGGGATTTTGATTAGTTTTATTTGTTCATGGCTTTTTGTGAGAAAGATTGAATGGACAAGCTTGGGAATGGCTTTTAGAGAGGCCAGATATATTTATATTTTCCCTACTATAATTATCTTATTTGTAAATTACTATTTAAGGGCGATCAGGTGGGAGGTGTTGCTGTCACCGGTAAAGAAAATATCGATAGTAAATCTGTTTTCTGTGGTTGTGATTGGCTTTATGGCAAATAATTTGTTGCCTGCCAGACTTGGTGAAGTTATAAGGCCGGCTATGATAGCCAGGAAGGAAAAAATAAAAATTTCAACCTTATTTGCCACAATAGTGATGGAGAGGATATTTGATGTCCTCGGTATTATAGTAATCGCCTCTCTGCTTTTCTATTTTCTGCCTTCAGAAACAGATTCCCAAAGCATAATTCACCAATTAAAAAAATGGTCTGTTATCATGGCTTTTTTTGGAATATGTGCGATAACGTCTATGTTTTTGTTGTCGTTGTATCCTGAAAAAGCGGGAGCCGTTTTTGAGAAGATGCTCTTTGTTTTTCCGCATAATCTAAGAGATACACTGGTCAATTTGCTTCATTCATTTGTTTCAGGTCTTCAGATCTTTGACCATAAAACAAAGTTGATATGGGTAGGGATATTATCTCTTATTATATGGTTTTTCAATGCGGCATCTGTATATGTATTGTGCTACTCATTCAGCATAGGTTTATCTTTTGCCGGTGCTTGTTTCGTTATCGTATGTTTAGCACTTGCCGTAGCACTGCCGCAAGCGCCTGGTTTTATAGGGGTTTTTCATATTGCAACACAGAAATCTTTAAATGTATTTGATGTCAGTATATCATCCGCTCAAAGTTTTGCGATATTACTCTGGGCAATAAGTGTCATACCTGTTACTATTGCCGGGTTGCTGTTTCTATGGAGAGAGGGCATGAGCCTCAGAGAAATATCACATTATGATGAGGAAAATATACCGGAGTAA
- a CDS encoding glycosyltransferase family 2 protein: MVDISFIIVNWNTRKILMDCLHSIYKTVTDINFEIHVVDNNSKDGSQMAVKKEFPDVKLIENEVNTGFAHANNQAFNIMRGRFAVLLNSDAVLKEHSIEKLLAFMTGTPRAGIAGVQLLNDDGSRQNSIDNFPSIETEIFNKNILRLFFPNKYPSKNRSYQEPIEVDSVIGACMIVRKEAMEEVGMFDEDYFIFLEETDWCFRMYKKGWKVYHVPDAEVFHLSGHSKKKNPWRSQIEYYKSLYKFFRKNRTTIVYLIVRILKPCKIFVNLILNISGNVITLFQTEGLRNRLLKYYKLFVWHLLMCPDSMGIQRTS, from the coding sequence TTGGTAGATATATCATTCATAATTGTAAACTGGAATACCCGCAAAATCCTTATGGATTGTCTGCACTCAATTTATAAGACCGTTACAGATATAAATTTTGAGATTCATGTTGTTGATAACAATTCAAAAGACGGGAGTCAGATGGCAGTAAAAAAGGAATTTCCCGATGTAAAGCTCATAGAGAATGAAGTTAATACCGGATTTGCTCATGCAAATAACCAGGCATTCAACATAATGCGGGGAAGGTTTGCTGTACTCCTCAACTCAGATGCCGTCCTGAAGGAGCACTCGATAGAGAAACTACTAGCCTTTATGACAGGGACTCCCCGCGCTGGAATAGCCGGAGTTCAACTTTTGAACGATGACGGATCAAGGCAGAATTCAATAGACAACTTTCCTTCCATAGAGACAGAAATATTTAATAAAAATATTTTGCGTCTCTTCTTTCCGAACAAATACCCGAGTAAGAACAGGAGTTATCAGGAGCCGATAGAGGTAGATTCAGTTATAGGCGCATGCATGATTGTCAGGAAAGAGGCCATGGAAGAGGTTGGAATGTTTGATGAGGATTATTTTATTTTCCTTGAAGAGACTGACTGGTGTTTCAGAATGTATAAGAAAGGGTGGAAAGTGTATCATGTGCCCGATGCTGAGGTTTTTCACCTTTCAGGTCATAGTAAGAAGAAGAATCCCTGGAGATCACAGATTGAATATTACAAATCTCTATACAAATTTTTCAGAAAGAACAGAACTACGATAGTGTACCTTATAGTTCGTATTTTGAAACCGTGTAAGATATTCGTAAACCTAATATTGAATATTTCAGGAAACGTGATAACACTTTTTCAAACAGAGGGACTCAGGAACAGGTTGCTGAAATACTATAAACTATTTGTATGGCACCTGCTCATGTGCCCGGATAGTATGGGAATTCAGAGAACATCGTAA